The DNA segment TTCTGCTCCCCCATGTAGCAATAACCTAACCGGACGGAGCTGGCCGGTCATTCATTTTACTATTGAATTTTTATGAAGACAACAAAGTATTTCGATTTCAGAAGGCGGAAGCCCGACCGTAAGAATATAAAAGATGAATGGATTCAGAGAGTTATTGACTCCCCCATGAGCAAACAAGTTCAATCTGACGGTCGGATTAAGATTTGGGGTAAAATTCAGGAAGTTGATAAATATTTAAGAGTAATGCTGCTTGAAGACGGAGAAACTGTGCATAACGCTTTCTTTGACAGAACTTTCAAAGGAGGGAAGTAAATGAAGATTAAATATTTTGAGGATACTGATACGCTTTATATCGAGTTATCAGATCATGAGGTTGCTGAAACCAAAGAGCTGAATGAAAATCTTTATGTTGATCTCGATGCTGACGGGAGAGTTGTAAGTTTTACAATTGAACATGCAAAAGCGTCTTCCGGTAAATTCGATTTTTCTTATGAAACAGTGGCAGCATAATATCTGATCGGAATCCGGCAATTTGCAAAGTTATGATTTTATCTCAAGCGTACAAACTTTTTTGTGCGCTATATTTTTGCCTTTTGAAATTTTTGCTTGCTATTTTCAAGGAGTTTAATATGTCAGACACAAAAGAAAAAATGACAAAAATTATACAATCCCAGCCAGATGATGCCAGCTATGAAGAAATTTTGAAAGAGCTTGCTTTTGAGCGAATGATTGAGAGAGGA comes from the Calditrichota bacterium genome and includes:
- a CDS encoding DUF2283 domain-containing protein; this encodes MKIKYFEDTDTLYIELSDHEVAETKELNENLYVDLDADGRVVSFTIEHAKASSGKFDFSYETVAA